The Actinomyces sp. oral taxon 414 genome has a segment encoding these proteins:
- a CDS encoding ATP-binding cassette domain-containing protein — protein MSTVGAAPRGPGAGPGATGGDLVLEHVTMVRRGLTLVDDLSLTVRPGQTLAVTGPSGAGKTTLLRAVSGLSPTDGGSVARPAGRLSQVFQEPRLLPWYSAHRNISLIVDGPAPDLTAVQWLERVGLAGAGHLPPARLSGGMRQRVAIARALAASPTLLLVDEPFSALDRPLAAALRADLIELLADQSVVTVWVTHDPEEAEEVSHLHLHLDGPPGAWRLTA, from the coding sequence ATGTCGACCGTCGGCGCTGCGCCGCGCGGGCCCGGCGCGGGCCCCGGCGCCACGGGCGGCGACCTGGTCCTGGAGCACGTGACCATGGTGCGCCGCGGCCTCACACTCGTGGACGACCTGTCACTCACGGTCCGCCCCGGACAGACCCTGGCCGTCACCGGCCCCTCGGGCGCGGGCAAGACGACGCTCCTGCGGGCCGTCTCCGGCCTGTCCCCCACCGACGGCGGTTCCGTCGCGCGCCCCGCTGGCCGCCTGTCCCAGGTGTTCCAGGAGCCGCGCCTGCTGCCCTGGTACTCCGCGCACCGCAATATCTCGCTCATTGTGGACGGCCCCGCACCGGACCTGACGGCGGTGCAGTGGCTCGAGCGCGTGGGGCTGGCCGGCGCGGGCCACCTGCCCCCGGCGCGACTGTCGGGCGGCATGCGCCAGCGCGTGGCCATCGCCCGGGCGCTGGCCGCCTCGCCGACCCTCCTGCTCGTCGACGAGCCCTTCTCGGCCCTGGACCGCCCGCTGGCCGCCGCCCTGCGGGCCGACCTCATCGAGCTCCTGGCCGACCAGAGCGTGGTGACCGTCTGGGTGACCCACGACCCCGAGGAGGCCGAGGAGGTCTCCCACCTCCACCTGCACCTGGACGGCCCGCCCGGCGCCTGGCGCCTGACCGCCTGA
- a CDS encoding ABC transporter substrate-binding protein — translation MIKRRSLLSLAGIGLLTPAVLAACSSQGAPTAAGSAGASGTGAGPLDVLRVHTPTTLAYAAPMTSFGTYGHLDGVVGEVKKDNWASVDVLKSLLVNGETDLAATPSYAAANLFNKGVPVRLIAMQVWGMLYVIGPSGSSAQGLEALRGQRVGVPMPGNMPDLVFRYLLGQKGWNADSDLTIAPYPDGQGALNALLTGEVDYAVLPEHPASVSLAKAQQQGKALERTVDLQALWAEVTGGEARFPMAGLVMPSALTENSALVGAVLSELEAAVADVNAMSEETVAAISSANDVPAPIVKEVIPRLQLKIVAAADAKSELEDFYTRLSTLNPDIIGGSLPAADFYVADPR, via the coding sequence ATGATCAAGCGCCGCTCCCTCCTCTCCCTGGCCGGCATCGGCCTGCTGACCCCCGCGGTCCTGGCCGCCTGCTCCTCCCAGGGAGCCCCGACGGCCGCCGGATCCGCCGGCGCCTCGGGAACCGGGGCCGGGCCCCTCGACGTCCTGCGCGTCCACACCCCCACCACCCTCGCCTACGCCGCCCCCATGACCTCCTTCGGCACCTACGGCCACCTCGACGGCGTCGTCGGGGAGGTCAAGAAGGACAACTGGGCCAGCGTCGACGTGCTCAAGTCACTGCTCGTCAACGGGGAGACGGACCTGGCGGCGACCCCCTCCTACGCCGCCGCGAACCTGTTCAACAAGGGCGTGCCGGTGCGCCTGATCGCCATGCAGGTGTGGGGCATGCTCTACGTCATCGGCCCCTCGGGCTCGTCCGCCCAGGGCCTGGAGGCGCTGCGCGGCCAGCGGGTGGGCGTGCCCATGCCGGGCAATATGCCCGACCTCGTCTTCCGCTACCTGCTCGGACAGAAGGGGTGGAACGCCGACTCCGACCTGACCATCGCGCCCTACCCCGACGGCCAGGGGGCGCTGAACGCGCTGCTGACCGGGGAGGTCGACTACGCCGTCCTGCCCGAGCACCCGGCCAGCGTCAGCCTGGCCAAGGCCCAGCAGCAGGGCAAGGCCCTGGAGCGCACGGTCGACCTCCAGGCGCTGTGGGCCGAGGTCACCGGCGGCGAGGCCCGCTTCCCCATGGCCGGCCTGGTCATGCCCAGCGCGCTCACCGAGAACTCCGCGCTCGTGGGCGCCGTGCTGAGCGAGCTCGAGGCGGCCGTCGCGGACGTCAACGCCATGTCGGAGGAGACGGTGGCGGCGATCTCGAGCGCCAACGACGTGCCCGCCCCGATCGTCAAGGAGGTCATCCCGCGCCTGCAGCTCAAGATCGTCGCCGCCGCCGACGCCAAGAGCGAACTGGAGGACTTCTACACGAGGCTGTCCACGCTCAATCCCGACATTATCGGCGGGTCCCTGCCGGCCGCGGACTTCTACGTCGCCGACCCGCGCTGA
- a CDS encoding ATP-dependent Clp protease proteolytic subunit produces the protein MSEHIAPRSAEPTGAGLGLTDSIYNRLLKERIIWLGSEVRDDNANAICAQMLLLDAEDPNRDIYLYINSPGGSVTAGMAIYDTMQYVKPDVVTVATGLAASMGQFLLSAGAKGKRYITPHARVLMHQPSGGAGGSATDIRINADLIIAMKHELAEITAAHTGHSIEQILADSDRDHWFSAAEALDYGFVDHIVSSSREIQQNGEN, from the coding sequence GTGAGCGAGCACATCGCGCCCAGGAGCGCCGAGCCCACCGGCGCCGGACTCGGCCTGACCGACTCCATCTACAACCGCCTCCTCAAGGAGCGCATCATCTGGCTCGGCTCCGAGGTGCGCGACGACAACGCCAACGCCATCTGCGCCCAGATGCTGCTGCTCGACGCGGAGGACCCCAACCGGGACATCTACCTCTACATCAACAGCCCCGGCGGGTCCGTGACGGCCGGTATGGCCATCTACGACACCATGCAGTACGTCAAGCCCGACGTCGTCACCGTCGCCACGGGCCTGGCCGCCTCCATGGGGCAGTTCCTCCTGAGCGCCGGCGCCAAGGGCAAGCGCTACATCACTCCCCATGCGCGCGTGCTCATGCACCAGCCCTCCGGCGGGGCCGGCGGCTCGGCCACCGACATCCGCATCAACGCGGATCTCATTATCGCCATGAAGCACGAGCTCGCCGAGATCACCGCCGCCCACACGGGCCACAGCATCGAGCAGATCCTCGCCGACTCCGACCGCGATCACTGGTTCAGCGCCGCGGAGGCCCTCGACTACGGCTTCGTGGACCACATCGTGTCCTCGTCGCGCGAGATCCAGCAGAACGGAGAGAACTGA